The Changchengzhania lutea genomic sequence TAAAAACCATTGTTATTGTATTAATGGCCAGTTCCATTACGTTTATAACTGGTTTAAGTGCTTCCGCCATCGCTACTAACATCAAAGTTGGGGTTGGTGGCGAATATTATATGATATCGCGAAGTCTTGGTCTAGAAGCTGGTGGCGCTATCGGGATTCCCTTGTATTTATGTCGGACCTTAAGTGTGACGTTCTATTGTTATGGCCTTTCAGAAGCCATACTCGTATTATGGCCAGAAAGTCAAGGTATAATGCCGTCATATGCTTTGCAAGGCCTAACTATCGGTTTTATTGTTTTAGTGACGACACTCTCTGGTAAAAGTGCAAAACTGGTATTAAGATCACAAATCCCAATTATGATTATTGTTGGAGCCTCTATTCTTGCTTTAATCATTGGTGTACTCAGCCAAGACCTTCATGCACCCATTATAGAGCCGACCTATCAAACGGCCCCAGAAGGCTTTTGGTATGTGTTTGCCGTATTTTTCCCTGCCGTTACAGGGTTTACGGCTGGAATTGGTTTAAGTGGCGATTTGAAAAACCCTAAAAAATCGATTCCTAAAGGCACACTTGCCGCCGTCATCTCAGGAGCCATAATCTATCTTATCATTCCGTTGCTTTTGGCCATAACCGGGGCATTGACCTTGGAGCAAATGGCAGACCCTGATGCTGGTGTTACCATTTGGACGCGGATTGCTGTTTTTGGACCATGGATTGTGTATCCTGCCGTTTGGGGTGCCGTTTTATCATCTGCATTTGGGAGTATCTTGGGCGGACCAAGAATTCTTCAGGCGTTATCTATGGATGGTTTGATGCCGAAATTTTTATCCAAACTGTCAAAATCAGGCCAGCCCACGATTGCCACATGGATCAGTGGTATTATCGCTATAGCAGCCGTTTTTCTGGGCGGATTGAATACGATCGCACAATACGTATCTGTTCTATTTTTAACGCTCTATGTCGCTGTTAATGTGAGTGCAGCCGTGGAGCAACTGATTAAAGAACCTTCGTATCGACCAAAAATACATGTACCGTGGTACGTATCCCTTTTAGGTGCTCTAGCCGCCATGGTTGTGATGTGGTTAATCAATCCACTGGCATTCGTGTTTGCTCTAGGTCTTGAAGCTGTTATTCTTATTTATTTAATCAGCAAAAAACTGGAGCAACAATGGGGCGATGCTGCCACCGGAATTTGGATGCATATGGGTAGATATGCCTTACTTCGATTGAATTCCAAAAAGGTACATAGCAGAAACTGGCGTCCCATTATTATTTTATTTGTACATGAGTTAAAAGGACAGATGCCATTGATTAAATTAATGGAAATGCTAGGGCAAAATAGTGGCTTATTAAGCATTTCAAAACTGGTTACTTTCGAGGATAAACAAGAATTAAAAAAACGCAATCAAATTGCCTTTGAAATGCAAAAAGAATTGGAGAAGGAAGGTTTGGAAGCGTTAACTGAAGTGAATGTGGTTAACGATATAAAACACGGCATGTTCCAAGTGGCTGCTTCACATGGTATTGCCGGTATAAAAACCAACACCGCAGTCTTTGGTTGGTCCAGGACCATAGAGGGTAAGATTCAAGAGCTACAGATCGTTAATAATATTGCGGCATCTGGGAAGAATATTTTAATTGCACATCTAAACACGCCATTTACGGAGCGTCCTGATAAACGTATCGATATCTGGTGGCGCGGTGAAGATAGAAATGGTGACCTGATGCTACTGCTCTCCTATTTGATTCGATTGAATAATAAGTGGAAAAAAGCTGTAATTAATATTTTATCCGTAGCGGATTCTGAAAAAGAAAAACACGTATTGGAAGCACTTATTCAATACTCAATTCATGAAGCACGTATTGATGCTGAAATTCATGTACTTATAAAAGATAGTGAGGACATTGTGGGTACGCTAATCAAAAACAGTAAAACCGCCGATATTGTTTTTTGCGGATTAGCTAGAGCTAATGATAATTTTGAGAAACGCACTCAGATTATGGAACGTATTGTGACCAGTTTAAAGGTTGTTGTGTTTGCACAGAATAATGGCATGGAGAACGATATTCCTGTAATTTTTAGTTTGACGAAGGCGTAGTAATTTTAGCGCGGTGAAATTGTAGAAACCCAGAATGTTTGTGCATAAAAAAGAGGCTATCTAAAAACCAACTTTTTAGATAGCCTCTTAATAGTCATCTTTCTGATACCAAATATAAAATTTCGGTTTTTGCCCCAAGGGCAAAATGAAACTGGCGAAATACCTCTATGTCTCTGCCTCGAGGATAGTCGGTTTCAAGAAATTTTATATTTGGTATCAGTTCAATATAAAGTCTTCTTTCTTAAAACCATTATTAAATTTAATTTGGCTAAACGTATATACACCAATGGGTACATACGCTCCTTTTTCATTTGGCATAAATCCTTTTCGCACCGTAGACACCAAAATACCATCCACTTTTTCGTAAGCCAAGGTCATTTTTAATATAGGCATATCAATGCCCCAATCGGGCAATGAAAAATAGAATTGATCTACTAAATGCGTATTCGGGTTGAAATACAAGATGTATTCATCGTTGTTTTCCTTTTTGGTAATATCGGCATCATATTTTAGGCTTACTTTATCATACGTGATGTCGCCTACTTTTTCTGTGCCTAAATAGTTGTAATTGGCTCCTGGGTCTTTTAATTTGTACATCATGGTAAACCAATAGAAATTTACTTTACGTAAAAACACGGTGCCACCAATGGCTTTTTCATCTGTTATCGCTTTTCCGTCTAAGGTTAAAGCTGGCTTGTTATCTACATACGATTGTATAGCCGTCCCTTGTGTTCCAGGCATCACATTTAAATCATGCTGCCCATAAGACGCCCAAGAATGCTCCCCATGAAAAATATGGCGTTCTGTTGATACATCTTTTCCTTTGTCAAAATTATCGTATACATAATTAAATTGAACATCTTTTTTGGCTGCCAATGTTTGGTAACCGCCATTTACAGCTACTAAAGCATCTAATAATGCTGCGGATTTAGCATCTGCGTTTTGTGCGTGTATTGAAAATGTAATTACGAGTGCGACTAAAATACTGGCAAGGCTTTTAGTTTGTGATTTCATGTTTATAAAGGTTTTAAGTTAGAAATTTATAGTATTGATTAGTGTAAAAGTCGCTATGAAGTTAAGAACTTACAGTTAGCGATTATAAATTGCTAAAACCCTAAATATGAACGTTCCTCTCTCCTATTGTTTTAGTTGAAATTTTATGAGGCGGCATAATACTTGCCGCTTTTTACTTTTTTCGACAAGTGCAGAAACATTAGAAACTAATCTATTATTAATTTGATAATAATCAATTTCATTAACAATGATTTCAATGAATCCATCTATGTAATCTTTGTTTTTAAATAAACCCTTATAGCTATCAAAGAGATCCTTTTCCTTATTAAAATGATTAGTAAGTCTAAAGAAAATTAAATCAATAACAATTGGTCTGTCATCAGGTTTATCATTTGTACTCAATGGAAATTCAGGTTACTCGTCAACCCTTTTTATTTCTTTATCTCTTAAATCATTTAATTTACTGATGTTACGCACAAAATTATTAAATTTCATTTATGAATGTTAATAACCTTTTAGACTTATATACTGACTATTTGTTGGTGACGCCCACTTATAGTACAGCAACAGGTTTGTCATTAGTGACAGATAATAGTGTTGGTCATGACCAAATAACACGGTTGTTATCTAGTAAAATAGACTCAAGAACCCTATGGCTAGAAGCTAAAGCTATGGTTCAAGAAATTAAGTCATCAGATGGGTTGTTAATTATTGATGATTCCATTGAACCCAAAAAACACACAAAAACCAATCCTTTAATAAATTGGCACTACG encodes the following:
- a CDS encoding APC family permease is translated as MDKQPHKFGTFLGVYTPSILTILGLIMYLRFGWVVGNVGLIKTIVIVLMASSITFITGLSASAIATNIKVGVGGEYYMISRSLGLEAGGAIGIPLYLCRTLSVTFYCYGLSEAILVLWPESQGIMPSYALQGLTIGFIVLVTTLSGKSAKLVLRSQIPIMIIVGASILALIIGVLSQDLHAPIIEPTYQTAPEGFWYVFAVFFPAVTGFTAGIGLSGDLKNPKKSIPKGTLAAVISGAIIYLIIPLLLAITGALTLEQMADPDAGVTIWTRIAVFGPWIVYPAVWGAVLSSAFGSILGGPRILQALSMDGLMPKFLSKLSKSGQPTIATWISGIIAIAAVFLGGLNTIAQYVSVLFLTLYVAVNVSAAVEQLIKEPSYRPKIHVPWYVSLLGALAAMVVMWLINPLAFVFALGLEAVILIYLISKKLEQQWGDAATGIWMHMGRYALLRLNSKKVHSRNWRPIIILFVHELKGQMPLIKLMEMLGQNSGLLSISKLVTFEDKQELKKRNQIAFEMQKELEKEGLEALTEVNVVNDIKHGMFQVAASHGIAGIKTNTAVFGWSRTIEGKIQELQIVNNIAASGKNILIAHLNTPFTERPDKRIDIWWRGEDRNGDLMLLLSYLIRLNNKWKKAVINILSVADSEKEKHVLEALIQYSIHEARIDAEIHVLIKDSEDIVGTLIKNSKTADIVFCGLARANDNFEKRTQIMERIVTSLKVVVFAQNNGMENDIPVIFSLTKA
- a CDS encoding DUF6503 family protein, with the translated sequence MKSQTKSLASILVALVITFSIHAQNADAKSAALLDALVAVNGGYQTLAAKKDVQFNYVYDNFDKGKDVSTERHIFHGEHSWASYGQHDLNVMPGTQGTAIQSYVDNKPALTLDGKAITDEKAIGGTVFLRKVNFYWFTMMYKLKDPGANYNYLGTEKVGDITYDKVSLKYDADITKKENNDEYILYFNPNTHLVDQFYFSLPDWGIDMPILKMTLAYEKVDGILVSTVRKGFMPNEKGAYVPIGVYTFSQIKFNNGFKKEDFILN